Proteins from a single region of Planktothrix tepida PCC 9214:
- a CDS encoding HNH endonuclease, which yields MTYIPAQLRRLVEERASFCCEYCQLPADLSFFPHEVDHVIAEKHGGATEAENLAYSCWRCNRYKGSDLGSFDPQTGQFSFLFHPRTQSWTEHFRLEDHRLIGLTPFGRTTVALLQLNSEERIIERRRIHQANSGSNFI from the coding sequence ATGACTTATATTCCAGCCCAACTGCGTCGCCTTGTAGAAGAACGGGCTAGTTTTTGTTGTGAATACTGTCAGCTCCCAGCCGATTTAAGTTTCTTCCCCCATGAAGTAGATCACGTCATCGCTGAAAAACATGGTGGAGCAACGGAGGCTGAAAATTTAGCCTATTCCTGTTGGCGATGTAACCGTTATAAAGGTAGTGATTTGGGGTCATTTGATCCGCAAACCGGACAATTCAGCTTTCTATTTCACCCCCGTACCCAATCTTGGACTGAGCATTTTCGGCTTGAAGATCATCGCTTGATTGGATTAACCCCATTCGGTCGCACAACGGTTGCTTTATTACAATTAAATAGTGAAGAACGTATCATCGAACGTCGTCGCATTCATCAAGCAAATTCCGGTTCAAATTTTATCTAG
- a CDS encoding XisI protein, with protein sequence MEEITDKLTNYQQIVQQLLIGYAEVKPAYGDFEVETIFDTQRNHYQIVHLGWQHKRWVHDCIIHLDIRNEKIWIFYNSTEHDIGADLVDLGVPKQDIVLGFYPPFMREMSDYAVG encoded by the coding sequence ATGGAAGAAATAACAGATAAATTAACGAACTATCAGCAAATTGTGCAGCAATTGTTGATAGGTTATGCAGAAGTTAAACCGGCTTATGGCGATTTTGAGGTGGAGACTATTTTTGATACCCAGCGAAATCATTATCAAATTGTGCATCTAGGTTGGCAGCATAAGCGGTGGGTACATGATTGTATAATACATCTGGATATTCGGAACGAGAAAATCTGGATTTTTTACAATTCAACGGAACATGATATTGGGGCAGATTTAGTTGATTTGGGTGTACCAAAACAAGATATTGTGTTAGGTTTTTATCCTCCTTTCATGCGGGAAATGAGCGACTATGCTGTGGGCTAA
- a CDS encoding element excision factor XisH family protein, which produces MAKDRFHQVVKKALAKEGWNVTRDPFQIKVGGVDMEIDLGAERLLAAERGEEKIAVEVKSFLANTSAISEFHTALGQYINYRAALRREEPERILYLAVPELVYNSFFQLDFPASMLQENSVKIMVYNIELEQISRWKK; this is translated from the coding sequence GTGGCTAAGGATCGTTTTCATCAAGTTGTTAAGAAGGCTCTGGCTAAGGAGGGGTGGAATGTGACTCGCGATCCGTTTCAGATTAAAGTAGGTGGTGTAGATATGGAAATTGATTTAGGGGCTGAAAGATTACTAGCTGCGGAGCGAGGAGAGGAGAAAATTGCAGTGGAAGTTAAAAGTTTTTTAGCTAATACATCGGCAATTTCCGAGTTTCATACAGCGCTGGGGCAGTATATTAACTATCGGGCTGCATTGCGTCGCGAAGAGCCGGAGCGCATTCTCTATCTAGCCGTACCTGAGCTAGTCTATAACAGCTTCTTTCAACTTGATTTTCCCGCCTCAATGCTGCAAGAAAATTCCGTAAAAATAATGGTTTATAATATTGAATTGGAGCAAATTTCACGATGGAAGAAATAA
- a CDS encoding TrpB-like pyridoxal phosphate-dependent enzyme produces MPTAWYNIQADLSTPLPPVLHPGTGQPITPDDLAPLFPPSLIEQEVTQERWIEIPDEVQSIYRQWRPTPLYRARRLEKALDTPAKIYYKYEGVSPAGSHKPNTAVAQAYYNKQAGVQRLTTETGAGQWGSSLAFAGALFGLEVLVYMVKVSYQQKPYRRALMETYGARVVASPSEETQAGRSILASHPNSTGSLGIAISEAVEIAAQDDGAKYALGSVLNHVLLHQTVIGLEALAQLEMAGDYPDIVVGCTGGGSNFAGIAFPFLGAKLRGERDVEIIAVEPAACPTLTRGKYAYDFGDTAHLTPLVKMHTLGSTFVPEGIHAGGLRYHGMAPLVSHIVNLGLAKPRAEYQLGCFAAGXRNNI; encoded by the coding sequence ATGCCTACTGCTTGGTATAACATTCAGGCAGATTTATCCACACCTCTACCCCCTGTCCTTCATCCCGGTACAGGTCAACCTATTACTCCCGATGACTTGGCTCCCCTATTTCCACCCAGTTTAATTGAACAGGAAGTTACTCAGGAACGGTGGATTGAAATACCAGACGAAGTACAATCCATTTATCGTCAATGGCGGCCTACTCCACTGTATCGCGCTCGCAGATTGGAAAAAGCCCTCGATACTCCCGCCAAAATTTACTATAAATACGAAGGTGTTAGCCCAGCCGGAAGTCATAAACCGAATACTGCTGTTGCACAAGCTTACTATAACAAACAAGCAGGGGTACAACGATTAACAACGGAAACCGGAGCCGGACAGTGGGGTTCTTCCCTGGCATTTGCGGGGGCATTGTTTGGGCTGGAAGTGTTAGTTTATATGGTGAAAGTCAGCTATCAGCAAAAGCCCTATCGTCGTGCGTTGATGGAAACTTACGGAGCAAGAGTTGTGGCTAGTCCCAGCGAAGAAACGCAGGCTGGGCGCTCAATCTTAGCATCACACCCAAATAGCACGGGGAGTTTGGGAATTGCGATTAGTGAAGCGGTGGAAATTGCCGCCCAAGATGACGGGGCTAAGTATGCTTTGGGTAGTGTTCTTAACCACGTTTTACTGCACCAAACCGTAATTGGCTTGGAAGCTTTAGCACAACTGGAAATGGCAGGTGACTATCCAGATATTGTAGTCGGCTGTACGGGTGGGGGGAGTAATTTCGCTGGGATTGCTTTTCCGTTTCTGGGTGCAAAGCTACGAGGTGAAAGAGATGTGGAGATTATTGCTGTAGAACCTGCGGCTTGCCCTACTCTGACTCGTGGCAAATACGCTTATGATTTTGGCGATACGGCTCACTTAACGCCATTAGTAAAAATGCACACTTTGGGTAGCACGTTTGTACCGGAAGGCATTCATGCAGGTGGCTTGCGTTATCATGGGATGGCTCCCTTGGTTAGTCATATCGTGAATTTGGGATTAGCGAAACCGCGTGCAGAATATCAGTTAGGTTGTTTCGCGGCGGGATNGCGAAACAATATCTAA
- a CDS encoding isocitrate/isopropylmalate dehydrogenase family protein, which produces MTEPYRVVALPGEGIGPEVVEASLKVLQHLAQIEGFSLVINYGLIGQPAFEKFGNFFPPQTAQICEGSDGILFGAVTKGGILELRQHFDFFINLRPVRPFETLLNKSSLQPQKIQGLDILFVRELVSGIYFGPSGRERDENGSYGYHTMKYYDWQISRIARVALQKAKERRGLLTLAHKENALPQIPWSRLVQEEAKHFPDIVVEPMLVDNLAMQLVREPKRFDVILAGNLFGDILSDIGGALVGSIGLLPSASINERGFGLYEAIHGTAPDIAGKGIANPLGTMGAVVLMLQQWGETNAATRLIQAIERVLALGYRTADLTPQGEEILVNTATLTELIIQQLSELALTNKE; this is translated from the coding sequence ATGACTGAGCCGTATCGCGTGGTAGCACTACCCGGCGAAGGAATCGGGCCAGAAGTAGTAGAAGCTTCCTTAAAAGTTCTCCAACATTTAGCCCAAATAGAAGGTTTTTCTTTAGTTATAAATTATGGCTTAATCGGACAACCCGCCTTCGAGAAATTTGGCAACTTTTTCCCCCCACAAACAGCACAAATATGCGAAGGTTCTGATGGAATTCTATTCGGAGCAGTGACAAAAGGTGGTATTCTCGAACTCCGCCAACACTTCGACTTCTTTATCAACCTTCGCCCCGTGCGTCCCTTTGAAACTTTATTGAATAAATCTAGCCTCCAGCCCCAAAAGATTCAAGGACTCGATATCTTATTCGTGCGGGAACTGGTAAGCGGAATATATTTTGGCCCATCAGGACGAGAGCGAGACGAAAATGGGTCTTATGGCTATCACACCATGAAATACTACGATTGGCAAATCAGCCGCATTGCTAGAGTCGCTCTCCAAAAGGCTAAAGAACGCCGAGGTTTACTCACCCTCGCTCACAAGGAAAACGCTCTCCCACAAATACCTTGGAGCCGTTTAGTGCAGGAGGAAGCCAAGCATTTCCCAGATATTGTAGTGGAACCGATGTTAGTCGATAACTTAGCCATGCAACTGGTACGGGAGCCAAAGCGATTTGATGTGATTCTAGCCGGAAATCTATTTGGAGATATCCTGAGCGATATCGGAGGGGCATTGGTAGGTTCCATTGGGCTATTACCCTCTGCTAGTATTAACGAGCGAGGATTCGGTCTTTATGAGGCTATACACGGTACAGCACCAGATATTGCTGGGAAAGGTATTGCCAATCCTTTAGGAACGATGGGAGCAGTTGTATTGATGCTCCAACAGTGGGGAGAAACCAATGCTGCTACTCGTCTAATTCAAGCTATAGAAAGAGTTCTAGCTTTGGGCTACCGCACGGCTGACTTAACTCCCCAAGGTGAAGAAATCTTAGTGAATACAGCAACTTTAACTGAACTGATAATTCAACAACTATCTGAATTAGCTTTGACAAATAAAGAGTAA
- a CDS encoding XisI protein, with product MDRVDEYRDIIERILETHHRIPYSHGQIESKLIIDRERNNFLLMNSGWDGKRRIHGCVVHVEIIDGKIWIQRDGIEDGITGELVAAGVPKDKIVLAFHSPDVRQHTGYAIA from the coding sequence ATGGATAGAGTAGATGAATATCGAGATATTATTGAACGTATTCTCGAAACGCACCATCGCATTCCTTACAGTCATGGACAGATCGAAAGTAAGTTGATTATTGATCGAGAGCGCAACAACTTCTTACTGATGAATTCAGGTTGGGATGGCAAGCGCAGAATTCACGGTTGTGTTGTTCACGTCGAAATAATTGATGGCAAAATCTGGATTCAAAGAGACGGCATAGAAGACGGTATTACTGGCGAACTGGTTGCTGCTGGAGTTCCCAAAGATAAAATTGTTCTGGCGTTTCATTCACCTGATGTGCGACAACACACTGGATACGCTATTGCTTAA